A portion of the Thalassotalea sp. LPB0316 genome contains these proteins:
- a CDS encoding UDP-N-acetylmuramoyl-L-alanyl-D-glutamate--2,6-diaminopimelate ligase: MLNPVYNISQTLASFGIEATELENIGQTNALVNDTRVLNENDVFCAVIGSTLDGRQYIDNAIELGAKLVIAECQSQQLHGQVLAKTVAGKSTLVVQFYQLNEQLFELCQHYYQMPQQSLKIVGITGTNGKTSTSQILAQLIDLCQQTSACAVIGTNGAGVLPTLSPILNTTPGATELMGLLAKFAHQSLSHVAMEVSSHALEQKRVKNDLFDVAVFTNLSRDHLDYHQTMAAYGAAKLAIFSGDEKQTAVVNGDDEFIKEWLSEALTQPVIVYGCGIEITQHRDYFYATNIRCHDAGTRFELHTPTERHQINSPLIGRFNIENLLAAMASAQALGFDLPTIIGAVEKIQPIDGRMELFAQVGKPSAVVDYAHTPDALEKALVACRAHCQGKLHVVFGCGGDRDKGKRPEMGRVAEQNADCLIITNDNPRTEAPEMIVADILQGLQQPEKARVVLDRKQAVNTVISHASEGDMVLLAGKGHEDYIIIGEQKIDYNERQLVSSYYTNSNTIIGANL; this comes from the coding sequence ATGCTTAACCCTGTTTATAACATTAGCCAAACGCTAGCTAGTTTTGGTATTGAAGCGACTGAACTGGAAAATATAGGCCAAACCAATGCACTAGTGAATGATACTCGCGTGCTTAACGAAAACGACGTATTCTGCGCGGTTATTGGTAGTACTTTAGATGGCCGCCAATACATTGATAATGCCATTGAGTTGGGCGCTAAATTAGTGATTGCTGAGTGTCAAAGTCAACAATTACACGGCCAAGTGTTAGCAAAAACAGTTGCAGGGAAAAGCACCTTAGTGGTGCAGTTTTATCAATTGAACGAGCAGTTATTTGAGCTTTGCCAACACTATTATCAAATGCCACAACAGTCGTTAAAGATTGTTGGTATTACCGGTACTAATGGCAAAACCAGCACTAGCCAAATTCTCGCGCAACTCATCGATTTGTGTCAGCAAACGTCAGCCTGTGCAGTTATTGGCACCAACGGCGCTGGCGTATTACCAACACTTTCACCGATTTTAAATACTACGCCCGGTGCTACAGAATTGATGGGGCTGTTAGCTAAGTTTGCGCATCAGTCATTAAGCCATGTTGCGATGGAAGTCTCATCACACGCACTTGAACAAAAACGGGTTAAAAACGATTTATTTGACGTTGCCGTATTCACCAATTTATCACGAGATCACTTAGATTATCACCAAACGATGGCAGCTTACGGCGCGGCAAAACTCGCGATATTTAGCGGCGATGAAAAGCAAACCGCCGTGGTAAATGGCGATGATGAGTTTATCAAAGAGTGGCTCAGTGAAGCGCTAACACAGCCAGTGATTGTTTATGGTTGTGGCATTGAGATAACGCAACATCGCGATTATTTCTACGCAACCAATATTAGATGTCATGATGCCGGTACGCGTTTTGAGCTGCATACACCCACTGAGCGTCATCAAATTAATTCACCGCTTATCGGTCGATTTAATATCGAGAACTTATTAGCGGCGATGGCGAGTGCTCAAGCACTTGGTTTTGACTTGCCAACCATTATCGGAGCCGTTGAAAAAATTCAGCCAATCGATGGCCGCATGGAGTTGTTTGCTCAAGTTGGTAAGCCCTCTGCGGTGGTTGATTACGCCCATACACCTGATGCATTAGAGAAAGCGTTAGTTGCTTGTCGTGCCCATTGTCAGGGTAAATTGCATGTGGTGTTTGGTTGTGGTGGTGATCGCGATAAAGGTAAGCGTCCTGAAATGGGGCGAGTGGCAGAGCAAAACGCAGATTGCCTCATCATCACCAATGATAACCCGAGAACAGAAGCGCCAGAGATGATCGTCGCTGATATCTTACAAGGTTTACAACAACCTGAAAAAGCCAGAGTCGTGCTTGATAGAAAACAAGCCGTTAACACAGTAATTAGCCATGCAAGCGAAGGTGATATGGTGTTGTTGGCAGGTAAAGGCCATGAAGATTACATCATTATTGGCGAGCAAAAAATTGATTACAACGAACGTCAGCTAGTCAGTAGTTACTACACAAATAGTAACACGATTATTGGAGCTAATTTATGA
- a CDS encoding peptidoglycan D,D-transpeptidase FtsI family protein → MNKVAKKNKQLKPNTAPWRFYVVAAVILLVYLVLAARSAYIQVIEPDMLKKQGDRRSKRIAELDVQRGSIVDRNGDELAVSVPVETVWADPKIVMENNAFAMEKHWQALADVLGKDVKELTARIGKNPNKRFLYVERQVSPAMADYIKQLKIPGIHLRKESKRFYPAGEISAHIVGFTNVDDKGIEGIERLYDDKLTGTSGSKRFRKDAKGRKVEILSVEEATPPQNVELSIDQRIQALAYKELKGAVRAFKATSGSVVVVNVHSGEILALANSPSFNPNNRKNTAIHRFRNRAITDVYEPGSTMKPLSMLTALEFGTAEQSTVIDTSPGWMRLGGRRVSDPINRGKLSLQDILVTSSNMGTTKLALSVPKEFLLDRFFDAGFAEDTGTGLVGETMGMMSSRSRWSQYELATLSWGYGLAISPLQLARFYATLANGGVKIPLRILKSDEVPQGQRIFGEAQAKYIVSLLEGVVTEGGASRAAVDGYRVGGKTGTAIKAVPGGYGNDYVGLFAGVAPISNPELAVVVVINEPGGDLYHGGEIAAPVFSRVMKGALQVLNVEPDAHTRIVEAKQAKQIRGGGNA, encoded by the coding sequence GCGTTTTTACGTTGTGGCGGCTGTTATTTTGCTCGTTTATTTGGTTTTAGCTGCTCGCAGTGCCTATATTCAGGTGATTGAACCTGACATGCTAAAAAAACAAGGTGACCGTCGCTCTAAACGCATCGCCGAATTAGATGTTCAGCGCGGTTCAATTGTTGATCGCAATGGTGATGAATTAGCGGTAAGTGTGCCGGTTGAAACGGTGTGGGCCGATCCTAAAATCGTGATGGAAAATAACGCTTTTGCGATGGAAAAACACTGGCAAGCATTAGCTGATGTGCTAGGTAAAGATGTCAAAGAGTTAACCGCTCGCATTGGCAAAAATCCAAACAAGCGCTTCTTATATGTTGAACGTCAAGTTTCTCCGGCAATGGCTGATTACATCAAACAGCTGAAAATTCCGGGTATTCACCTGCGCAAAGAATCAAAACGCTTTTATCCGGCTGGCGAGATCAGTGCCCATATTGTCGGTTTTACCAATGTTGATGATAAAGGTATTGAGGGGATTGAGCGTTTATACGACGACAAATTAACCGGCACTAGCGGTTCTAAGCGTTTTCGCAAAGATGCCAAAGGTCGTAAAGTTGAAATTTTATCGGTTGAAGAAGCGACGCCACCGCAAAATGTTGAGTTGAGTATTGATCAACGTATTCAAGCACTCGCCTACAAAGAATTAAAAGGTGCAGTGCGCGCATTTAAAGCAACCTCTGGCTCTGTTGTGGTGGTTAATGTTCATTCCGGTGAAATTTTAGCATTGGCCAATAGCCCTTCGTTTAACCCAAATAATCGCAAGAATACCGCGATCCACCGATTTAGAAATCGGGCGATCACCGATGTTTATGAGCCCGGCTCCACCATGAAGCCACTTTCGATGCTCACCGCACTAGAGTTTGGTACTGCGGAACAATCCACGGTGATAGATACCAGCCCCGGATGGATGAGGCTAGGTGGTAGACGAGTCAGCGACCCGATAAATCGGGGCAAACTCTCGCTCCAAGACATCTTAGTCACATCATCAAACATGGGTACCACAAAGTTAGCTTTGTCGGTACCCAAAGAGTTTTTATTAGACCGCTTTTTTGATGCCGGCTTTGCCGAAGATACAGGTACTGGATTGGTCGGTGAAACGATGGGGATGATGTCATCTCGCTCGCGTTGGTCTCAGTACGAATTAGCAACGTTATCGTGGGGCTACGGCCTTGCGATTAGTCCATTACAGCTCGCGCGCTTTTACGCGACGTTAGCCAATGGCGGGGTGAAAATTCCACTGCGGATCTTAAAGTCAGATGAAGTGCCACAAGGTCAGCGCATTTTTGGTGAAGCACAAGCAAAATATATCGTGTCGCTACTTGAAGGCGTTGTGACCGAAGGTGGTGCAAGCCGAGCGGCAGTCGATGGTTATCGCGTAGGCGGAAAAACGGGGACGGCGATTAAGGCTGTACCAGGTGGTTATGGTAACGATTATGTTGGCTTATTTGCTGGGGTTGCGCCGATTTCAAATCCAGAACTTGCTGTTGTTGTCGTCATTAACGAACCCGGTGGTGATTTGTACCACGGCGGCGAAATTGCTGCCCCAGTATTTTCTCGTGTAATGAAAGGTGCATTACAAGTATTAAATGTTGAGCCTGATGCTCACACCCGTATTGTTGAAGCCAAACAGGCAAAACAAATCAGGGGAGGTGGCAATGCTTAA